CCACCGCCATCTCCTGCGCGGCGCGAACGACGGCCTCGCCGACCTCCTCGACATACGGCTTGCCGAAATGCAGGTCGGAGATGTGCAGCATGCTCAGCATCAGGCGGCCACCCCGTCCCGTCGCGACATGCCCGGGAACGTCAGGTCGGAGCGCGCGGACACGTCCAGGCCCGCACGGTGACCGCGTTCGAGATGGTACACGGCCGCGCGTGCGATCATGGCCGCGTTGTCCGTCGCCAGCCGGATGGACGGGCTGTACAGCTGGCCGTCCGGCAGGGCCGCTGCGAGCGCGGCACGGAGCGCGCGGCTGGCGGCGACTCCGCCGCCGAGCACCACACGCGAGCACTCCTTCTCATTTACCGCGCGCACGACCTTGGCGACGAGCACGGCCACGGCCGCGGCCTGGAACGATGCGGCCACATCGGCACGCCGGTCCTCGAGCTCGCCACGCGCCTCCAGGTCGCGCACGCGCGTGAGCACGGCGGTCTTCAGGCCACTGAACGAGAACGAGTAGTAATCGGCGTCGGCGGGCGTCTGATTCGATGCGAGCATCGGGCGTGGGAAAGCGAAAGCCTTCGGGTCGCCGTCCGCCGCCACGCGCTGGATCTCCGGCCCTCCCGGATAGCCGAGTCCGAGGATCTTCGCGACCTTGTCGAACGCTTCGCCGACGGCGTCGTCCCGCGTCTCGCCGAGCAGTTCGTAGCGGCCCCACTCCGGCACCCAGAGCAGCATCGTGTGGCCACCGGAGACGAGCAGGCCGATGAACGGCGGGTGCGCGTCACGGTGCTCGAGCTCAGTGGCAAAGAGATGTGCTTCCATATGATGCACCGCCACGAACGGCCGGTCGAGCGCAAACGCCAGGGATTTCGCGTACGTCAGTCCAACGAGCAGCGCACCGATGAGACCGGGTCCGGCCGTGGCCGCGACCGCATCGATGTCGCGCAGGCTGACGCCGGCCTCGCGGAGAGCGCTGGCGACGACATCGTCGATCGCGGTGAGGTGCTGGCGCGACGCGATCTCCGGGACGACGCCGCCATAGATGGCGTGCACGTCCTGCGACAGGATCACATGGCCCAGCAGCTCGCGCGGCGCGCGCAGGACGGCGGCCGACGTCTCATCACACGATGTCTCGATGGCGAGGACGAGCGGGCTGTTCACGTCAGTCGCGGGGTGGCGGCCGGGAGCCGCGCGGCACAATGGGTGTCACGGCGGTATCACCCGCGACGGGACCGACCGGCACGAACACCCGCACGGTGCGAGGTGAGATGATCAGGCCGCTGCCGATGGTGTCGATGGTGAGCTCGAGGGTGTCATAGGTACGCACGCTGCGCAGGTCGATCGGCGGCAGGCGCACCGAATCCATGCGTGCGATGGCGCGCCCGGCGCCGGCCGCGCGCACGGCCACGGGCTCGATGACGATGTCGCCGATCAGCTCGTAGCCGGGAGGCGGCTCCCCGATCAGTGGTGCTGCGACCGGGATGATCCGCGTGCCTATCCGGTCGAACGGGATGCGCACGCTGCTGGGCAGGAGCTGGATGACCTCGACCCGATCGGTGCCGCTCGGCAGGCTCACCCAGCTGTTGCGAAGCTGAAAGACCTCGGTCGAGTCCGTGACCTCTTCCGGAGCTACCGGCACGATGACTTCCGGCATGTCGGAGGAAGCGCGCAGCAGCTCACGATACGGTCCGCGCAGGTAGAGCGTCACTTCGGCGGGGACGGGCGGTCCCGTGACGACCCAGTCGGCATCGTTGTTGACTACGCGCACGGGTACTTCCCAGCTCCACTGGCCGGGCTCATCGGCGCGGACGGTGATCCACATGAGGAACGCGAGGACGAGCGCGGTGAGCTTGAGCGCCCAGTCGTTGGTGGCCCACTCTATGACGCGACGCAGCACTCAGTCCTCCACGAGCTGACGGATCTCATCGGCGAGCGGCGCCTCATCCCATTCCCTGGCACCGAGCACCTTGCGGCGGATCCTGCCATCACGATCGATGACGAACGTGGTGGGCAGACCGGCGACCTGATAGCGCGACTCGATGCGGCCCGACGGGTCGTGCAGCACGGTGAACGTGAGGCCGAGCTCTTCCACGAACTCCCTCACGTTGCCGCCGGCCTCGCCGAATGCGCCGACGACGCCGGGCGGCGCATCCACACTGACGGCGACGACGCGCAGCCCGTCTTCGCCCAACTCCTCGTGCAGCCGTTGCAATGCGGGCATCTCGATGACGCACGGGCGACACCACGTCGCCCAGATATTGAGCACGACGACGTTGCCGGCAAAGCTGGAGAGCGAGATCGTGTCGCCATCGAGGGTGCGGGCGCGGTAATCAGGAGCGCGACTGCCAATGTCGAGCGGCGTGAACTGATCGCGGTTGATCCAGATCAGCGCCGACAGCACTGCGACCACGCCGATCAATGTTGCCGTTACGATGCGCTTGCGTGTCTTCATCCCTGCCGCGTCAGCTCCGCTCTCACGTGATCAGCCATGAAAGATAACGGAGAAGGCACCGGAGCGGATCGTCGGCCGATCGGAGCGCGCACGGATCCGGGACGCGCCGTCAGCGCGGCACGGCCGAGGTATCCGGTGCGGCAGCCGAATCGGGGAACGCTCCCGGATCCGTAACCGCGGGCGGACCCGAGCTCACAATGAGCGTGATCTCCGCCGGCAGGGCCCGCGGCTCGCCCGGGCCGGGATCGGTCCGGATGACGCGCCCCACCGGAGCCGGGCTCTCCTGATCGGACCGGACGACGGTGAAGCCAGCGCGGGTGAGCATCGACTCCGCCCGCTCGGCGCTGAACCCGAGCACGTCGGGGACCAGCACACGGGCCGGTCCGCTGCTCAGCGCAACCCGCACGCCGGCGCCGGGGCGCAGCTGCTGGCCGGGCAGGGGGCTCTGGGCGATTACGGTGCCCGCCTCCGCGTCCGGGTGGGGCAGCTCTGTGATCTCCATGTCGCCGAGCCCCGCCGCCACCAGCTCACGCTCCGCTTCGGTGGTCGTACGACCGATGAGGTCTGGCGTCGGCGTACCGCTGCCACTGACCTCGGTCGGCGGGAACATGACGTAGACCGCGACCACGTATCCGATCACGAAGGGCAGAATGAGCGCGGCGGCCAACCCGGCCAGGAGCCGTTTCCAGTTGCGCTCGCCGCGCGGGCCGCGGTCCCCATCAGTGCGCGGGACGCGCCGTTTCGGCTGACGCCGTCGGACGGAATCACCCAGCACGTGTCACGCTCACGAACGGCGGCGCAGCCGCGCCGCGAATGCGCCATCGACGCCGTGCTCGTGCGGCAACACGCGCAGCATACCGTCCGCGCCGACGACCTCCGCGACCGCCTGGCCGGGCGCGAGCATGAAATCGCTGTTCCTCTCCAGAAACGCCTCCACCTGTGCCTCGTTCTCTTCCTCTTCGAGCGAACATGTCGCATACACGAGCACGCCGTCCGCCGCCACGAGCGGCGCGGCCGCATCGAGCAGCTGCGCCTGCAGTTCCGCGAGATTGGCGATATCGCCGGGCTGCAGGCGCCACCGGCCATCCGGATGCCGGCGGAACGTGCCGGTGCCGGTACACGGTGCATCGAGCAGCACCAGGTCCGCAGCGCGGAACGGCGGCGCCCGGCCATCGGCTACGACCGGCACGACATTCTGCGCGAGCGCCCCCAGACGAGCGACATTCTCGCGAAGCCGCGCCAGTCGCCGCGGCGATACATCCGCCCCGATCACCAACCGGTCCGGATCGGGCAGGTCGCACGCCAGTGCAAGCGTCTTACCGCCGGGCGCCGCGGCCAGGTCCACGACCCGTGACGGGACGTCGCCGGCGAAGCTCACAACCAGCCCGGCGGCTGGATCCTGCACGATGACGGGCGCCGCTTCCAGAGCTGCCGCCACCGTGCCGGCGGTCATACGCAGCGCGCGCGGCAGCAGGTCGAAGGGCTCGGTCTCGACACCTGCACGCGCCAGCGCCGCCGCCGCACCGGGCACGTCCTCGCCGAGTGCGCGGAGATACAGCTGCGGGCGCGAATTGTTCGCTTCCGTCAGCCGCCGCGCGCCGTCGGCTCCGTAGCGCGCGACCCACCTCTCGACCAGCCACCGCGGGTGTGAGCCCCACGTGGTCAGGTGCGCTACGGGGTCCTGCTTCAGCGAGGGGAAGGTCGATGCCGCGGGCGCGCGACGCAAGGACTGGAGGACCGCATTGATGAAGCCGGCTGACCGTCGCACGAATCGCTTCGCGAGATCGACCGACGCGGACACGGCGGCGTAATCGGGGACGCCGTCCATCTCGAGCAGCTGATAGGCGCCGAGCCGGAGGATATCGAGCGTATCGGCATCGAGCGCGCCGAGCGGCCGGCTGGAGTGCCGGGAGAGGTGGTGATCGAGGCGCCCGCGCAGCCGGAAGGTGCCGTAGACGAGCTCGTGGGTCCACGCGCGGTCGCGCGGGTCCAGCCGGCGGGTCGCGGCGTCGAGGGCGCGGTCCGCGAGTGCGCCATCCCGGACCGCCCGCAGCGTCTCGAGCGCGGCGACCCGTCCGGTGGTCGGCGCGGTCACTCCCGTCAGTCGATCATGCCGGTGACGGGCGACGACGGCACGGCTACCTCACGGCGCGGCATGCGGCCGGCGAGGAACGCGAGGCGGCCCGCCTGGACGCCGAGTCGCATCGCGAGCGACATGCGCACCGGGTCTTGCGCCTCGGCCAGCGCCGTGTTCATCAGGATGCCGTCCACGCCCTGCTCCATCGTCAGTGCGGCGTCGGAGGCAGTACCTACGCCGGCATCGACGATGACGGGACAGGACAGTCGCGACTTGATCTCACGGATGAAGTATGGATTGACGAGACCGAGACCACTGCCGATCGGGCTCGCGAGCGGCATGACGGCCGCGCAGCCGACCTCCTCGAGCCGAAGCGCCGTAATGACGTCCTCGTTGGTGTACGCGAGGACCTGGAACCCCTCCGCAACGAGCACCTTCGCCGCCTCGAGCGTCGCGGCGCCATCGGGCAGCAGCGTACGCTGGTCGCCGATCACCTCGAGCTTCACCCAGTCGCTCATGCCCGCCGCACGGCCCAGCCGCGCGTAGCGGATCGCGTCCTCGGCAGTATAGCAGCCCGCGGTGTTCGGCAGCAGGAAATAGCGCTCCGGGTCGAGATGATAGAGGATCCCCTCTTCCTTCGTGCGATCGAGATCGACACGACGTACGGCGACCGTCACCATCTCGGCGCCCGACGCATCGATCGCGCGCACCATCTCATCGTTCGTGCGGTACTTGCCCGTACCGACGATCAGGCGCGAGTTGAACGTGCGTCCGGCTATGACGAACGGCGAATCCAGCGACGCCGCATCGGGCCTGTCCATTGTCTGACTGCTCATCCGCCCCCCACGAAGTGCACCAACTCCAGATTGTCGCCCGCGTTCAGCTCGGTCATGTCGAACGACGTGCGATCGAGGATCTCGCGGTTGTGCTCGACTACGATCAGACGCGGATGCAGACCGAGCCCGGCCAGCAGCTCGCTCACCGTCGTGCCCGGCGCAATCTCGCGATTTTCTCCATTTACGGTCACCGTCATCATCGGGTCCTGCCATCGTGTAGGTCATCCGAATTCTGCTGCGGCCAGGCCGCCTGTGCCGCCGCGACGTAATCCGCAGCCGCGGCCGCCGGATCACCAGCCCGCCACAGGCCGCCGAGCACCGCCGCCCCATGCGCGCCGGCATCTGCCACGTCGGCGATGCGGGCAGGGGTAATACCACCGATCGCGATCACGGGCAGCACCGTCCGGGTTGCCGCGTCTCGCACCAGCCGCGTGCCGGCGGCCGCACGGCCGGCGTGCGACGCGGACTCGAAGATGGTACCCAGCACGACGAAATCCGCTCCGTCGCCCTCCGCCTGGAGGGCCTCCATCACGCCGTGGACGGAGCAGCCGATGCGCGCGCCGGTCCCGAGCAGTGCGCGCGCATCCGCGACAGGCAGCGAGCGGGCGCCGAGCTGTACGCCGTTCGCGCGCACGGCCATGGCGACGTCCACGCGGTCGTTGACGAGCAGCCAGGCGCCCGCGCGCAGCGCCGCGGTCTGGAGTCGCGCAGCGATCGCATGGAGCTGCGCGCCAGTGGCCGAAGGGGCCCTCACGTGCAATGCCACCGTCCTGCCGCAGCACTCGAGAACACGTTCGGCCGTATCCGGAAACCGCGGATCCGCGAGCACGACATCATCGGTAATGAGATGCAGTCGCGGCAGCGGATTCAATGGAGGTGGTCCCCCGCCTCGATGCCCCGGCCGCGCACCCACTCGGCGGTATTCATGCGGCGCTTACCGGCAGGCTTCACCTCGCGGACCAGCACGGCGCCGGTCGCGCACGCGACGCGCATCCCCTCGGCGTCATCGGTTCCGTCCGTGTGCAGCACGGTGCCCGGCTTCGCGTCGTGCGCGTAGTCCGGCTCCGGCAGGGGGCGGAACAGCTTGAGGTCGTTTCCGCGGTGCGACGTCCAGGCACCCGGCACTGCATCCATTGCGCGAATCTGGCGGCCTATGGCGACCGCGTTGTCATGCCAGTCTACGCGGGCGGTTTCACGCGTGATGCGCGGCGCGTACGTCGCGCGCGACTCGTCCTGTTCCCGTTCCGAGATCTCGCCGAGCTCCATGAGCGCCAGCGCCTCGATCAGCGCCTCCGCACCGATCTCGCTCAGCCGCACCCACAGGTCCGAGCCGGTCTCCTCCTCACCGATCGGCTCCACCACCTGGTGCAGGATCGGACCGGCGTCCATGCGCTCGACCATGCGCATGATCGTCACACCGGTATCCTGGTGGCCCAGCCGGATCGCCCAGTTGATCGGCGCCGCACCCCGCAAGTCGGGGAGCAGCGATGCGTGCACGTTGAGCGATCCGAGCGACGGCACATCGAGCACCTCGCGCTTAAGGATCTGGCCGTACGCCACCACTACCGACAGCTCCGGCTCCAGGGCGCGGATGACGGTCAGGAAGTCGTCGCCGCGCGCACTCTCCGGCTGGAGCACGGGCAGGGCCTCGTCCTGCGCCACGAGCTTGACCGGCGAGAGGCGCACGGTGCGACCGCGCCCCGCCGGCCGGTCGGGCTGCGTCACCACGCCCACTACGTCGTGGCCCTCGCCGAGCAGCGCGCGCAGCGACGGCACGGCGAAATCCGGCGTACCCCAGAACAGGATGCGCATCAGTCCGGCTTCACCTTCTGCCAGCGCTTCAACAGCAGCTTCCGCTTGAGTGCGCTGACACGATCCAGGAAGAGGATGCCATCGAGATGATCGACTTCATGCTGAAGGATCCGTGACAGGAGTCCGTCGGCATCGATGGTGATGCGGTTGCCATCCATGTTGATGGCCTCGACGCGGCACGTCGCCGGCCGCTCGACGATCTCCTTGAGGCCCGGTATGCTCAGACAGCCTTCCTCGTCGCGCTCGAGATCATCACCGAAATGCACGATCTCCGGATTGATCAGCGCGAACGGCTCGATGTCCTCGTCGCGCGGATCGACGACGATCACACGATCGGCCACGCCGACCTGAGGCGCGGCGAGGCCCACGCCCTCTTCGGCATACATCGTATCGAACATGTCGGCGACGAGCGTACGGATATCGGCGGTTATGCCATCCACGGGCGCCGCCTTCTCGCGCAGCACCGGGTCACCCATGAAACGAAGCTTTCGTACAGCCATCTCAGCTTGTGGTCTCCGGGCCGCTGATCACGCGCGCGATCTTGATCCGCGCGACGAGCACGCGCGTGTTCTCCCCCGACTTCAGGGTGACACGATCGTCGGTCATGTGCACGACCGTCCCGATAATGCCGCCCTCCGTCATGACCTCGTCACCGCGCTTGAGCGCAGACAGCATCTGCTGATGCTGCTGCTGCATCTTCCGCTGCGGCCGGATCAGCAGCAGCCACGCGATCAGGCCGAAGGACACGATGTAGATCAGCATGATCGTCATGCCCTGACCAGCAGGGCGCTGCTGCAGCAGTGCCAGTGCGAGGAACTGTCCTGACATTTTTGTGGACTCCGTTCAGGTTTGTGTTACGCGATCGGACGCGTGGCTGGACTCACCGCGCCACCGCAGCAGCCATTCATCGGCCCAGCTTTCCAGTCGGCCGTCCCGTATTGCCGCGCGTGCGTCATCGGCGATGCGAATGAGGAAACGCACGTTGTGCAGCGACACGAGACGCATGCCGAGCTGCTCACCGGCTGCGATCAGGTGCCGGATGTACGCACGACTGTATGTGCGGCACGTGAAGCAGTCGCACGTCGGGTCGAGCGGCCGCTCGTCCAGCTTGAACCGCGCCGCCTTCGTATTGACCTGACCGCCGTCGCGAACCCATGCCGTGCCGTTGCGGCCGTTGCGCGTCGGCGCCACGCAGTCGAACAGGTCGATGCCGCGCCGGATCGCCTCGACCAGGTCGTCCGGATAGCCGACGCCCATCAGGTATCGAGGCAGGCGCTGCGGCAGCACCGGCTCGAGCGCCTCGAGCATCGCATACATCTTCGGCTTCGGCTCGCCGACGGACAACCCGCCGACGGCAATGCCGTGCCAGTTGCCCGCTTCGAGCGTGCGGCGGGCCGCGTCGATCCGCAGGTCGTTATACACCGATCCCTGCAGAATGGGCAGCAGCGTCTGACGCTCCCACGTGCCGTGCTCCGCCTGGATGTCCGCGAACCGCACGCGACACCGCTCCAGCCAGCGCAGCGTGCGCTCGTGCGCCGCCAGCGCGGCGTCCCGGCTGGACTGGCCGGGCGGACACTCGTCGAACGCCATGATGATATCGGCTCCGAGCGCGTGCTGCACGTCCATGACGCGCTCGGGCGTGAACAGGTGGCGTGATCCATCGATGTGGCTCTGGAACAGCACGCCATCCTCGCGGATGCGGTTGCTGGCGGCGAGGCTGAAGACCTGGAATCCACCGGAGTCGGTGAGGATCGGCCGTTCCCAGTTCATGAAGCCGTGCAGCCCGCCGAGCTGCTCGACGATGTCGTGACCGGGCCGCAGGTAGAGGTGGTACGTGTTCGAGAGCATGATCTGCGCGCCCAGCTCGCGCAGGTCCTGGTGCGACAGCGTCTTCACGGTGGCCTGTGTGCCGACCGGCATGAACGCGGGAGTCTCGACGACGCCATGCGGCAGCTGATAGCGGCCCGCGCGCGCCGGCCCGTCCTCGTGATCGATGACGAACTCGAACATCAGAGGATCGCCATCGCGTCGCCATACGAATAGAAGCGGTAGCGCTCGCGGATGGCCTCATCGTATGCGGCGCGGGTACGCTCGTAGCCGGCGAACGCGCTGACGAGCATGAGGAGTGTCGATCGGGGCAGATGGAAGTTCGTGATGAGTGCATCGACCGCTTTGAAGTCATAGCCAGGGCGGATGAAGAGACGCGTCCAGCCGGAGCCCGCCTGGATGACGCCCGCTTCATCGGCCGCGCTCTCGAGCGTG
The genomic region above belongs to Longimicrobiales bacterium and contains:
- a CDS encoding thiazole synthase — translated: MSSQTMDRPDAASLDSPFVIAGRTFNSRLIVGTGKYRTNDEMVRAIDASGAEMVTVAVRRVDLDRTKEEGILYHLDPERYFLLPNTAGCYTAEDAIRYARLGRAAGMSDWVKLEVIGDQRTLLPDGAATLEAAKVLVAEGFQVLAYTNEDVITALRLEEVGCAAVMPLASPIGSGLGLVNPYFIREIKSRLSCPVIVDAGVGTASDAALTMEQGVDGILMNTALAEAQDPVRMSLAMRLGVQAGRLAFLAGRMPRREVAVPSSPVTGMID
- the fmt gene encoding methionyl-tRNA formyltransferase; the encoded protein is MRILFWGTPDFAVPSLRALLGEGHDVVGVVTQPDRPAGRGRTVRLSPVKLVAQDEALPVLQPESARGDDFLTVIRALEPELSVVVAYGQILKREVLDVPSLGSLNVHASLLPDLRGAAPINWAIRLGHQDTGVTIMRMVERMDAGPILHQVVEPIGEEETGSDLWVRLSEIGAEALIEALALMELGEISEREQDESRATYAPRITRETARVDWHDNAVAIGRQIRAMDAVPGAWTSHRGNDLKLFRPLPEPDYAHDAKPGTVLHTDGTDDAEGMRVACATGAVLVREVKPAGKRRMNTAEWVRGRGIEAGDHLH
- the def gene encoding peptide deformylase, whose protein sequence is MAVRKLRFMGDPVLREKAAPVDGITADIRTLVADMFDTMYAEEGVGLAAPQVGVADRVIVVDPRDEDIEPFALINPEIVHFGDDLERDEEGCLSIPGLKEIVERPATCRVEAINMDGNRITIDADGLLSRILQHEVDHLDGILFLDRVSALKRKLLLKRWQKVKPD
- the thiS gene encoding sulfur carrier protein ThiS, coding for MMTVTVNGENREIAPGTTVSELLAGLGLHPRLIVVEHNREILDRTSFDMTELNAGDNLELVHFVGGG
- a CDS encoding TlpA disulfide reductase family protein — protein: MKTRKRIVTATLIGVVAVLSALIWINRDQFTPLDIGSRAPDYRARTLDGDTISLSSFAGNVVVLNIWATWCRPCVIEMPALQRLHEELGEDGLRVVAVSVDAPPGVVGAFGEAGGNVREFVEELGLTFTVLHDPSGRIESRYQVAGLPTTFVIDRDGRIRRKVLGAREWDEAPLADEIRQLVED
- a CDS encoding CdaR family protein, which gives rise to MLRRVIEWATNDWALKLTALVLAFLMWITVRADEPGQWSWEVPVRVVNNDADWVVTGPPVPAEVTLYLRGPYRELLRASSDMPEVIVPVAPEEVTDSTEVFQLRNSWVSLPSGTDRVEVIQLLPSSVRIPFDRIGTRIIPVAAPLIGEPPPGYELIGDIVIEPVAVRAAGAGRAIARMDSVRLPPIDLRSVRTYDTLELTIDTIGSGLIISPRTVRVFVPVGPVAGDTAVTPIVPRGSRPPPRD
- a CDS encoding PASTA domain-containing protein, whose amino-acid sequence is MLGDSVRRRQPKRRVPRTDGDRGPRGERNWKRLLAGLAAALILPFVIGYVVAVYVMFPPTEVSGSGTPTPDLIGRTTTEAERELVAAGLGDMEITELPHPDAEAGTVIAQSPLPGQQLRPGAGVRVALSSGPARVLVPDVLGFSAERAESMLTRAGFTVVRSDQESPAPVGRVIRTDPGPGEPRALPAEITLIVSSGPPAVTDPGAFPDSAAAPDTSAVPR
- the tgt gene encoding tRNA guanosine(34) transglycosylase Tgt: MFEFVIDHEDGPARAGRYQLPHGVVETPAFMPVGTQATVKTLSHQDLRELGAQIMLSNTYHLYLRPGHDIVEQLGGLHGFMNWERPILTDSGGFQVFSLAASNRIREDGVLFQSHIDGSRHLFTPERVMDVQHALGADIIMAFDECPPGQSSRDAALAAHERTLRWLERCRVRFADIQAEHGTWERQTLLPILQGSVYNDLRIDAARRTLEAGNWHGIAVGGLSVGEPKPKMYAMLEALEPVLPQRLPRYLMGVGYPDDLVEAIRRGIDLFDCVAPTRNGRNGTAWVRDGGQVNTKAARFKLDERPLDPTCDCFTCRTYSRAYIRHLIAAGEQLGMRLVSLHNVRFLIRIADDARAAIRDGRLESWADEWLLRWRGESSHASDRVTQT
- the rsmB gene encoding 16S rRNA (cytosine(967)-C(5))-methyltransferase RsmB — encoded protein: MTAPTTGRVAALETLRAVRDGALADRALDAATRRLDPRDRAWTHELVYGTFRLRGRLDHHLSRHSSRPLGALDADTLDILRLGAYQLLEMDGVPDYAAVSASVDLAKRFVRRSAGFINAVLQSLRRAPAASTFPSLKQDPVAHLTTWGSHPRWLVERWVARYGADGARRLTEANNSRPQLYLRALGEDVPGAAAALARAGVETEPFDLLPRALRMTAGTVAAALEAAPVIVQDPAAGLVVSFAGDVPSRVVDLAAAPGGKTLALACDLPDPDRLVIGADVSPRRLARLRENVARLGALAQNVVPVVADGRAPPFRAADLVLLDAPCTGTGTFRRHPDGRWRLQPGDIANLAELQAQLLDAAAPLVAADGVLVYATCSLEEEENEAQVEAFLERNSDFMLAPGQAVAEVVGADGMLRVLPHEHGVDGAFAARLRRRS
- the tsaD gene encoding tRNA (adenosine(37)-N6)-threonylcarbamoyltransferase complex transferase subunit TsaD; translation: MNSPLVLAIETSCDETSAAVLRAPRELLGHVILSQDVHAIYGGVVPEIASRQHLTAIDDVVASALREAGVSLRDIDAVAATAGPGLIGALLVGLTYAKSLAFALDRPFVAVHHMEAHLFATELEHRDAHPPFIGLLVSGGHTMLLWVPEWGRYELLGETRDDAVGEAFDKVAKILGLGYPGGPEIQRVAADGDPKAFAFPRPMLASNQTPADADYYSFSFSGLKTAVLTRVRDLEARGELEDRRADVAASFQAAAVAVLVAKVVRAVNEKECSRVVLGGGVAASRALRAALAAALPDGQLYSPSIRLATDNAAMIARAAVYHLERGHRAGLDVSARSDLTFPGMSRRDGVAA
- the yajC gene encoding preprotein translocase subunit YajC; this translates as MSGQFLALALLQQRPAGQGMTIMLIYIVSFGLIAWLLLIRPQRKMQQQHQQMLSALKRGDEVMTEGGIIGTVVHMTDDRVTLKSGENTRVLVARIKIARVISGPETTS
- a CDS encoding thiamine phosphate synthase; translation: MNPLPRLHLITDDVVLADPRFPDTAERVLECCGRTVALHVRAPSATGAQLHAIAARLQTAALRAGAWLLVNDRVDVAMAVRANGVQLGARSLPVADARALLGTGARIGCSVHGVMEALQAEGDGADFVVLGTIFESASHAGRAAAGTRLVRDAATRTVLPVIAIGGITPARIADVADAGAHGAAVLGGLWRAGDPAAAAADYVAAAQAAWPQQNSDDLHDGRTR